The Alphaproteobacteria bacterium nucleotide sequence GCAATCAGCGCACTGCTGGACGTGTCGGAAAAGGGCGGCGTGCTGTTGACGGAAATGCTGGTCGATCTGGCGGCGCTGGAGATCCGCAACAAGGTGGCGCATCTGGCCAAGTCCGACCATATGATCTGGCGCAGGCGGCTGGCCGAAATGCTGGTGGGGCGCACCAAGCTCAACCCCAACGAACTGGCCGACCATCATTCCTGCCGTCTGGGCAAATGGTACGACGCCGTCACCGACGACCGTTTCAAGAACCACCCCGCCTTCAAGGCCATCGTCGCCCCGCACGCCGAAGTCCATAAATACGGCATCGAGGCGGCCAGGCTGTTCAATGACGGCAATTTCGAAGCCGCCGTCGACACGATCGCGAAGATCGAGAAGCCGTCGCAGGAAGTGCAGCGTCTGCTTGACGAATTGACGCAGCTATAGTTTTTCTTGCAAGCAGGCAAGGGGCGAGATTACGCCCCTCGAGTCCTGCAAGCCTAATCGCGCGCCTTCTTGGCAAGGCGCTCGAACAGTTCCGGGGTCAGCCGCCCGTCCTCCTTGACGCCGCTGTCCTTCTGGAAGCGGCGAATGGCGTCGCGGGTCTTGGCCCCCAGCCGTCCATCGGCCTCGCTGGGCGCCATATACCCGGTTTTGGCCAGCATCTCTTGGACGGTCTGCACGAACTGACGGTTCTCGCCGGCGGGCGACGTCGCTTGCGCCCAAACGGGCGCAGAGGCAAGAAGGATCGCCAGGGCCAGAACAGCGGGCTTGAGCCTCAGCATTCCCTTTCTCCGAAAAAGCGCTGCAGGCGGGCCAGCGCCTCATCGATCGCCTCGTCCTTCTTGGCAAAGCAGAAGCGGGCGAAATGGTCGGGCGGATCGTCCTGATAAAAGGCGCTGACCGGGATCGCCGTCACCTTGGCCTGTTCGGTGATGTAGCGGCAGAAATCGGCGTCGGCGCCCTTGTAGCCCAGCGGCCTGAAATCGGCAGACAGGAAATAACTGCCCTTGGCCTCCAACGTTTTGAACCCGATGCGCTGCAATCCGGCCTTCAACTTGTCGCGCCTGGCCGCCAAATCGGTCTTCAATTTGGCGAAGAAGGAATCGGGAAGCGAGAGTCCGAAGGCGACGGCGTCTTGCAGCATCGGCGGCGTGGTGAAGGTGACGAACTGATGCGCCTTCACGATGGGCTGCAGCAGTTTGGGCGCCGCCACCACCCAGCCGATCTTCCAGCCGGTCAGCGAGAAGATCTTGCCAGCCGAGCCGATGCGGGCGCAGCGCTCGCGCATGCCGGGCAAGGTGATCAGCGGCACATGGAGAAGACCATCGTAAATCAGATGCTCATACACTTCGTCGCAGACCGCGTAGGCGTCATGCTTGATGACAAGGTCGGCGATGAACTGCAATTCGCCCAGGTCGAAAACGCGGGCCGCCGGATTCATCGGCGTGTTCAAAAGGATCAGCTTGGTCTTGTCGGAAAAGGCCTTCGCCAGTTCTTCTCGCGGCAGTTCCCACAAGGGAGGGCTTAGCCGCACCAGCTTGGGAATGCCGCCCGCCCTTCTGATGATCGGCAGATAGCTGTCATACAAGGGTTCGATCAGCACCACTTCGTCGCCCGGCTCGATCAGCCCCAAAAGGCAATCGGCCAGGGCTTCGGTGGCCCCCGAGGTCACCATCACCTCGCTTTGCCAATCGACATCCAGATCGTAGAAGCGCTTGGCATGGAGGGCGATGGCCTGGCGCAGGTCCGGCGTGCCCATCATCGAGGGATATTGGTGCGGGCCTTTCAGAACGGCGGCAGCACAGGCCTCGATCACCTCGCGGCATTCCAGCCCTTCCGGAAAGCCTTGGCCCAGATTGACCGCCTGATGCTGGGCGGCAAGGCGCG carries:
- a CDS encoding peptidoglycan-binding protein, whose translation is MLRLKPAVLALAILLASAPVWAQATSPAGENRQFVQTVQEMLAKTGYMAPSEADGRLGAKTRDAIRRFQKDSGVKEDGRLTPELFERLAKKARD
- a CDS encoding aminotransferase; the encoded protein is MKPGNSILSSYGTTIFETMSRLAAQHQAVNLGQGFPEGLECREVIEACAAAVLKGPHQYPSMMGTPDLRQAIALHAKRFYDLDVDWQSEVMVTSGATEALADCLLGLIEPGDEVVLIEPLYDSYLPIIRRAGGIPKLVRLSPPLWELPREELAKAFSDKTKLILLNTPMNPAARVFDLGELQFIADLVIKHDAYAVCDEVYEHLIYDGLLHVPLITLPGMRERCARIGSAGKIFSLTGWKIGWVVAAPKLLQPIVKAHQFVTFTTPPMLQDAVAFGLSLPDSFFAKLKTDLAARRDKLKAGLQRIGFKTLEAKGSYFLSADFRPLGYKGADADFCRYITEQAKVTAIPVSAFYQDDPPDHFARFCFAKKDEAIDEALARLQRFFGEREC